Below is a window of Nicotiana tabacum cultivar K326 chromosome 19, ASM71507v2, whole genome shotgun sequence DNA.
CTACACTACTGTGCCACTATCCTCAATCAGTGCAGAAAGACTTTCTAGTTCTTTGTATATGTCCTTTGCTCTGGGATTACATCTTTCATTTGAAACAAACTGAGATATACAACCATTTATCTCAATCCAACTACATGCCAATTCTTTCTTCAAATCATACTTTTTAAGTAGTGCTCTCACACGAGCTGCATCTTTCCACATTCCTCTTGTAGAATACAGATTTGATAAAAGAACACACATTCCAATATTAGAAGGCTGAACGCTTAGAAGTTTCTGGGCTACAAGATCACCTAAATCAAAATTTTCGTGGACTCTACAACAACTAAGCAATGTCTCCCAAGCATGTGCAGGGAGATTTACAGGAATTTGTTCGACAAGCTCGAAGGCTTCAGCTAGCATACCTGATCTCCCAAGGAGATCAACCATGCAATTATAGTGCTCAGCCTTTGGAATTATACTCCACCTTTTCTCCATTGATATAAAGTAGCTCCAACCCACGTCCACTAATCCAGAATGAGCACAAGCAGTTAGGACACCAAGAAAAGTTACATGGTCTGGTTCATATCCAGCTTGAATCATACAAAGAAAAAGATCAAGGGCCTCTTTAGCCGAACCATGACATGCTTGTGATACAATCATGGCATTCCATGCTATTGTGTCGGGTCTTTTCATATTTCTGAAAAGCGAGGAAGCATCATTTATAAATCCACACCTAGAATACATGGATATGAACGCACTCGTTATCATTGTGTCATTTTGAAAACCACTCTTGGTTACACAGGCATGCAAAGCTCTTCCCCAAGCATGCAAAGCAAGAACACCACACAATGAGACCACATTGGAAAATGTGCTCTGATCCGGCTTGTAATTATTTTGCAACATCTGGACATATAAAAGCAAAGTTTCCTCATTTTGATATCCCGAAATCATAGTGTTCCACGAGGTTTCATCTTTTCTGGGCATCTGCCCAAATAACTCTCGAGCACTAGTTATATCATCTTGCTGAACATAACCCCACAACATCAAATTCCATGACACTGTATTCCGCCATGCCATCTTTTGAAACAGATGAAGAGCATCTTGCAGTCTTCCATTCTGCAGATAACCACTTAGCATTGAATTCCAAGCAACAATATCCCTGTGAGGCATTGCAGCAAAAAGTTTTTCTGCCTCCTCTATGTTATTATTTTCACAGTACCCTTGAATCATGGCAGTCCAAGCGACTACATCCTTCTCAGGCATATCATCAAATAATCTTCTAGCTTTCTCCACCTCCCTCA
It encodes the following:
- the LOC107821962 gene encoding uncharacterized protein LOC107821962; the protein is MIIEYFTPQKNFIIMHRRLKWASHICFWSVKSYSWIRHVSSTANSLFNWNSKITSYFRKGDVEAARKLFDEMPQKNVVTWNCMISGYIRNGMINPAQNVFDAMPSRNVISWTAMLSGYAKNGNLEMARRMFDGMDDKNVVCWNSMISGYVSNGKIEEGRELFDLMQIKNDVSWAIMIEGYFRYGDVSEAERLFSEAPVKSVPLCNAMLAGYADMWRTEDSYKLFMRMDTHDVASWTSMITCFSRVREVEKARRLFDDMPEKDVVAWTAMIQGYCENNNIEEAEKLFAAMPHRDIVAWNSMLSGYLQNGRLQDALHLFQKMAWRNTVSWNLMLWGYVQQDDITSARELFGQMPRKDETSWNTMISGYQNEETLLLYVQMLQNNYKPDQSTFSNVVSLCGVLALHAWGRALHACVTKSGFQNDTMITSAFISMYSRCGFINDASSLFRNMKRPDTIAWNAMIVSQACHGSAKEALDLFLCMIQAGYEPDHVTFLGVLTACAHSGLVDVGWSYFISMEKRWSIIPKAEHYNCMVDLLGRSGMLAEAFELVEQIPVNLPAHAWETLLSCCRVHENFDLGDLVAQKLLSVQPSNIGMCVLLSNLYSTRGMWKDAARVRALLKKYDLKKELACSWIEINGCISQFVSNERCNPRAKDIYKELESLSALIEDSGTVV